The following proteins come from a genomic window of Synechococcus sp. BIOS-E4-1:
- a CDS encoding nuclease encodes MLLFVMPPQAFAAEVLQVRSATLLQVGDRNRNYSVQLACVQVEPENEQQAQDWMRSALPRRRRVNLRPEGSADGVLLARVTPIGDDLDLGAALVSEGLAQVTCPGA; translated from the coding sequence ATGCTGTTGTTTGTGATGCCTCCTCAGGCTTTTGCCGCAGAGGTTCTGCAGGTGCGTTCGGCAACGCTGCTTCAGGTCGGTGACCGCAATCGCAATTACAGTGTGCAACTGGCCTGTGTGCAGGTTGAGCCTGAAAATGAGCAGCAAGCGCAGGATTGGATGCGTAGTGCGCTTCCCCGTCGGAGAAGGGTGAATCTGCGGCCGGAGGGCAGTGCAGATGGAGTTCTGCTGGCAAGGGTCACTCCGATCGGAGATGATCTCGATCTGGGCGCAGCGCTGGTGAGTGAAGGCCTGGCTCAGGTCACTTGCCCCGGA